A stretch of DNA from Anaeromicrobium sediminis:
AGAGTAGGTATGGGAAAGAAATTACCTATTATTAAAGATAAAATAATAGGTAAAATCTATGGGAAAAAGTGTTATTTGACTTTCTTGCATATAAATCATATAATACTTTTCACGCAAAAAATTAGATGGCGCAGTATTCTAGTCAGATCATCCATATTTGAAGGCGGGTCTAAAAATCCGCCACAGGGCATATGAATGAAACTCCTGGTATTTGCTTGGGACTGCCAAGCCTGGGTGAGTATTGGGAGGAAGAAGATTAGGGTAACCTACAGTGGCATGTGGGCCTTATCCCTATTTTTCGTGACACTTAATAGAGGGCACGTTTTCTATTAAGATTAAACCTGCAATGTGCTACATTAGGTGGTAGATGCAGAGTAGCCTGCCTTGAGTGAAATAGTGGGGATAATTACTTTGAAACCTATTTTGCAAAAGAGGATAAGATATGTTTTGACTGTTGAGGAAAACTCCTAGACTGTTCTAAATGAAATATTTTGAGCATTGAAGTACGGACTAAGTGGTAATCTGGTAATAGATTTATCTATAGGAAGATTTAAAAGGAAACTGCTGATTTGGCAACAAACCAGTATCTTCTTGGGAAAGCCAACCAGACCTAAGCCGTAAATTTTACTCAAAGTATTGCCATTTAAAAATACATAGATAAAGATTAGAGTCCATGATTTCATGGGCTTNATTGTATAAGAAAGCTAATTAATATAAAACGTATAAACCAATAAAAAAGAAGGGGTTGTAGGGGAAAAGTTCCCCTGCCCGCTTTGAAGGAAGGTGCTCAGATTGCGATAGCAATCGTCGAAGGAAACCATAGGGTTTCCTAGCGAAGCATACGAAGTGTGCCTTTTTTAGTTTTACAATAGATTTTATGAACCTAGGAGTTAAAATTTATTTAGGCTATTTATTCGGTNGGATGTATATGCAGTAGCAAGCAGCTTAATAGGGTTACAATCTAATACAGCCCTAGAAGTAGCAAAGGTAAACGAATCTGAATTAATAAACGAATAGG
This window harbors:
- a CDS encoding DUF1659 domain-containing protein; its protein translation is MRXDVYAVASSLIGLQSNTALEVAKVNESELINE